A region from the Lycium barbarum isolate Lr01 chromosome 8, ASM1917538v2, whole genome shotgun sequence genome encodes:
- the LOC132606574 gene encoding small ribosomal subunit protein eS25-like, with the protein MAPKKAAPPPSSKPAKSGGGKQKKKKWSKGKQKEKVNNMVLFDKGTYEKLLSEAPKYKLITPSVLSDRLRISGSLARKAIRDLMSRGSIRMVSSHASQQIYTRATNT; encoded by the exons ATG GCTCCAAAGAAGGCCGCTCCACCTCCATCTTCCAAGCCAGCAAAATCTGGCGGTGGAAAGCAAAAGAAGAAG AAGTGGAGCAAGGGAAAGCAAAAGGAAAAGGTGAACAACATGGTTTTGTTCGATAAGGGTACCTACGAGAAGCTTCTGTCTGAAGCTCCTAAGTACAAGCTTATCACTCCTTCTGTCCTTTCCGACCGTCTCAGG ATTAGTGGATCACTTGCTAGGAAGGCAATCAGAGATTTGATGTCTAGAGGCTCAATCAGGATGGTGTCTTCTCATGCTAGCCAGCAGATTTACACCAGGGCTACCAACACTTAG